The Arachidicoccus terrestris genome includes the window TCTGGCGGGACGGCGCCGCCCCTCTCCCAGCCAGAGGGACGCTGCCCCTGTCCGGTCTTCAGCTGTTGCCAGAAACTGATAGGCACCAGCGTCCGGAACCGTCACGACAACATCATAGGTCTCGGAAGGCCCGATGATCATATTATCCACCAACACCGGCATGACGTCATTGCCATCGCTGGCAACGACCATTAATTTACCGCCACTGAATGTCAGCCAGAAATAAGTGGAAGCCGAACCATTGACGACACGCAACCGGACCTTTTCTCCCGCTTTTAAGCCTTTCACCTGACTGGAGTCTGATCCATTTGCCAGAAACTTTTCATAATACACATCACTGACATCCATGGCCTTCATTCTTTTCCATTCATTCACCAGTTTGACGCCCAGTTTACCGGCGGCAATCGCTTCGCTGTAACTCTGTACCGCATGCTTTTTCACCGAAAACCAATCCGAGCCGGTATGCAGCCTGCGGTCAATCTCCTCTGGTTTCATATCGCTCCAGTCACTCAACACCACAGGAATGGTCGGTATCTCAGGCTCTGTTCTTTTGTTAAAGATCAAGGCGCCATATAAGCCTACCTGTTCCTGCAGCGCATAATGACTGTGGTACCAGTAAGTACCGGCCTGTACGACCGGAAACTTGTAGATATAGGTTGTATGTGGCGGAATCGGGTGCTGGGTCAGATAAGCGACCCCATCCATTCTGTTAGCGAGCTGAACACCGTGCCAATGCACGGCTGTCGGTTCGTCCGACTGGTTATGTACATAAATCAGGGCGGTATCGCCGATCGTAAAGACCAGGGTGGGCGCAGGAAGCTGGCCGTTTACGGCAATGGCAGGTCTTGTTTTTCCGGAATAGTTCACCATGGAATCTGACACGTAAAGATCATACCGGACCGTTTTGGCATCGATCGTTCCGGGTGCAAAATGGATACCGGCCCCGGCAGCCTTGACAGGTTTTGTGGCGATATCCTTTTCCATATTGGAGAGTTTCCCTACCGGAGGTTCCTGACCGGGGACGGTCGGCTGCGCTACCGGAACAGCGAAAGCGTTAAACGGTGTATAGACCTTATTGTTGCCATGGTCAAAACGGGGGTGCGTCTGGGCATCGGTTTTTCCACTGCCAAAAGTCAGCAGCAGTGCCAGGCACAGCGCGCCCCCTTTAAAATATATTTTCATTTGTATTTTTTAATAGTTGTACCCGGCAGGAAGTCGGATCTTCATCGCCAGCCAGGCTGCAGGCATAATTATCCTATTGACAGGCCATGCATCACAGGTACAGTTATCTGTCCCTTACATGGTGCGCTGCTCAATATGACACTTACCCCGCCGGCTGTCGTACCATCCGACCTGCTTTCTATAATGGGTTCGTCTAAATTTCCTGAGTTATATTAGCTAGGGCTCTATGGTCTCTTTCACAGAACCACAGGTCAACATGGACGACCCGTAATAGGGATTCACAATAGGCTTCTTATCACTGAGCCAGCTGGCCTTCGCCATGGGGCAGTAATCCAGGTACAGCGTTTCAGAGGTCCCAACGACTTTGATCAGGCTGTACAAATGTTCACTCAAATCCTTAAAGGCTTTTCGTTGTGCTTTAATATCACCGGACTTCCCAATGGCCTGTGCGCTTTTTAGCGCGGCCTGGCCATCCTTATCGAAAGCCTCTTTGGCTTTGGCGGCCGTTGCTTCTTTCTCCAGCTGTCCTAGTGCCGCCAAAAGTGCATTTCCCGATTGGGCAGCGGCTGCAGCATTATCTGAAGCGAGGGCATCCTTTACCGATAAATAAGCCTTTATAACCGGTCCGGCATCTGCAGTACCGTTGACTATATGCAGCGTCGTATGTATGTACGTTGTTGATTGATTAACTGTGGCGCCAGTAGCTACTGCCAGAAAAGCTGTAGACAACAGGGCGATCGTGAAAAATATCTTTTTCATCATTATGATTTTAAATTTTACAAAATAGGATCTACCAGATTACACCAGGTACCGGGAAAGGCACCTTTGAGGTTTATCCTATTTTGGGCGGCCGCCAGATAAAATCAAATCCGGCAGGAAGCCTGAGCGGCAGCGCGACTAGTGTGGGTGTATGGCTGTAGAAAGCAGGAAAATGCACCACCGGTCTTTTAGCCAGAAAAAGCGGTGCTATTCCTGTGACCGTACAATGACATCCATGACTACAGCTGTCAGAACAGGGCGCCTGAGAATGCCCGCGCTCCGCCTCAGCTGCCGGTCCACAGCCATGCTCCGCATCTGATAAAGGCTTCCAGTTGTTTTTTGCGCTCTTTTCAGACCGGGCCGCTGCTTTACCTGCTTCATCATTATGGTGCATATGCCGGCAACATGCATGCGTATTGTGACCGGTCATCTCCTTCTCCGCACATGCCTTCGTTAAGCCCGGCGTATACACCAGGCCTAAAAGCAATAAGAAAAATATGTATACGCTGCGTTTCAAAAGCTGTCTTTAAATAGCAACCCAAAGGTAATTTATTTGCCTGAGGCACTATTATAAAATTTCCCGGAAAGGTTATAAGATTTTCATGCAACTGCCCGAAAGGCAAACGTTTGCGTATTATTTAAATGTTAAAGATATTTTATCAGTCTAATCCATTCAAAGGTTTTAGATTTGAAGTTTTATCATCATATTCGAATTTATTCATATTCATGACTGTTTTTACACGTTCCTTTTTTACCGTTTTAAGCCTTTTATTCATACAGCATCTTTCAACAGCACAGGTCTCTCTTAGCGGCCACATACTTGACAACCATCAACAGGAGGTCTCAGATGCCAGTATAAGGATTCAATACATGGCGGATACGACAGTCAAAAAAGGCCAGAATAGTCATCAGGGATCATTTCATTTTACAGCACTCCAAAAAGGGTTGTACGAACTGAAGATTTCAAAGACAGGATATGTCCCCACAGCAATATACATTCAATTAAGCGGCGATTCCACACTGACGGTAGCGTTACAGCCCTACACAGAAGAATTAAGTGCGGTAACTGTTACCGGCAGGAAAAAAGCCATCGAGCAAAAACCGGACAGAATCATCTTCAATGTTTCCGGCAGTGTTACAGCGCAGGGCGGCAATGCGCTCACAGCGCTTTCCAAGATACCTGGCGTAAAGATCAGTGGCAGCGACATTGGCCTGGCCGGCAAAGGATCGGTAAAGATCATGGTGGATAATAAAATGATGGACATCAGTGATAAGAACCTGACCAACTATCTGGCATCTTATGCAGCCAGAGACATCGAAAAAATTGAAGTGATCACCAGCCCGGGGGCCAATTATGACGCGGCGGGCAGCGCCGGCATCATTCACATCATCACCAAAACGGGAAAGCAGGATGGCTGGAGCGGGGCTGTCCAGGGAACGTATGGCCGGCAAAACACCTACAATAATGTCAACCTGAACGGCTCTGTCAATTATAAAAAAGATAAATGGAACGCTTTTGCCAATTTCAATTTAAAGCGCTCCAAGGAACTCATGGGCTGGATCATCGGCGTACAGTATCCGGATCACCACTGGTCACTTAATGACACGGGGATATACCGCATAGATGATTATACAGCGACCACCGGTCTGGGCTATCAGATCAGTAAAAACAGTCAGCTGCAGCTCAGCTACCATTTTGGATATAGAGAAGAGGGCCGTAACTTAAACGGTCATGATGACGTCAAAAATTATATTACCGACAATGCCTCCGGCCGGACGGACTCCGTGATCAGAAGCTACGCCGTCTATAACCCGATCGCCAAAACAAACGCCTTAAACCTGCATTACAATACTAAACTGGACAGCAAGGGAACAACGCTGAGTGCGGATGCAGACTACTTTAATTTTTTTCGGACAGACTATTCTAATTTTAAAGGATATACGCAGATTCCGGATCTGCAGTCTCCTGAGTCTAACATTTCACTTTTCTACAATACCGCCAAGCAAAATATCCTGATCTATACTGCCAAAGCAGACCTGACCCTGCCAACAGGCTTCGCTACCTGGATGATCGGGGCCAAACTCAGTAATATCAATATTTATAGTGATGCACTGTATTATAACGTCCTTACAGGAAACAAGGTCTATGACAGCAGTAAAAGCAATATCTACGAATACACAGAGAATACGCAGGCCGCCTATATACAGGGGTCTAAAAAATGGTCGGCCTTTACCCTAAACGCAGGCGTTCGCGCGGAATATACCACTGTTAAGGGCCATTCTATTTCTCTGGGCAAAACCGATAAAAGCAGCTATATAAAATTCTATCCTTCCGTCTCCTTCTCCTATGCGCCGGACGGTAAAAATAATCTGTGGCTGGAGTACAACAAGCGGATCAACCGCCCAACTTTCTGGACACTGAACCCCTACCGCTCTCTACTCACGGCTTTTGCCTATTATGACGGCAACCCGGCCCTCAAACCGGAATATACCAGCCAGCTCGAAGTCGGTCACAGTTATAAGCAACTACTCTATTCTTCTTTGTACTACCGGCATACCAATAATGGGTTCGACAACCTGACCATCGGGTCAATGGATACGACTTTGGTTTACCGTACGCCCCTGAACTTTCTAACGACCTCCACCTGGGGCATCCAGGAAAGAGTCAACCTGCAACCCGCTCATTGGTGGGAGGCT containing:
- a CDS encoding DUF3347 domain-containing protein; translated protein: MMKKIFFTIALLSTAFLAVATGATVNQSTTYIHTTLHIVNGTADAGPVIKAYLSVKDALASDNAAAAAQSGNALLAALGQLEKEATAAKAKEAFDKDGQAALKSAQAIGKSGDIKAQRKAFKDLSEHLYSLIKVVGTSETLYLDYCPMAKASWLSDKKPIVNPYYGSSMLTCGSVKETIEP
- a CDS encoding outer membrane beta-barrel family protein, encoding MTVFTRSFFTVLSLLFIQHLSTAQVSLSGHILDNHQQEVSDASIRIQYMADTTVKKGQNSHQGSFHFTALQKGLYELKISKTGYVPTAIYIQLSGDSTLTVALQPYTEELSAVTVTGRKKAIEQKPDRIIFNVSGSVTAQGGNALTALSKIPGVKISGSDIGLAGKGSVKIMVDNKMMDISDKNLTNYLASYAARDIEKIEVITSPGANYDAAGSAGIIHIITKTGKQDGWSGAVQGTYGRQNTYNNVNLNGSVNYKKDKWNAFANFNLKRSKELMGWIIGVQYPDHHWSLNDTGIYRIDDYTATTGLGYQISKNSQLQLSYHFGYREEGRNLNGHDDVKNYITDNASGRTDSVIRSYAVYNPIAKTNALNLHYNTKLDSKGTTLSADADYFNFFRTDYSNFKGYTQIPDLQSPESNISLFYNTAKQNILIYTAKADLTLPTGFATWMIGAKLSNINIYSDALYYNVLTGNKVYDSSKSNIYEYTENTQAAYIQGSKKWSAFTLNAGVRAEYTTVKGHSISLGKTDKSSYIKFYPSVSFSYAPDGKNNLWLEYNKRINRPTFWTLNPYRSLLTAFAYYDGNPALKPEYTSQLEVGHSYKQLLYSSLYYRHTNNGFDNLTIGSMDTTLVYRTPLNFLTTSTWGIQERVNLQPAHWWEAALQFNLYYTNSKSDLDYVEDLEGGGQYLSMGNTFYLNKQKTFSGAVNFWCQFPEVDHIGTTNTYNALDLGLLYTTPDKKWTLGLNATDIFKNSAPTYYTKVNGLQQSYEHFQLNRSVVFSVTYQFGSRPKAGTDRQTGNEEERSRL